The following are encoded together in the Gemmatimonadota bacterium genome:
- the thiS gene encoding sulfur carrier protein ThiS, whose translation MESTVASFQILLNGEPRDVPAGRTVAGLLAELGLDPRLVVVEYNREILDRTRFEKTELRAGDILELVHFVGGG comes from the coding sequence ATGGAATCCACAGTCGCAAGCTTCCAGATTCTGCTGAACGGCGAGCCGCGCGACGTGCCGGCCGGCCGCACGGTGGCTGGCCTGCTGGCGGAGTTGGGGCTCGACCCCCGGCTCGTCGTCGTCGAGTACAACCGTGAGATCTTGGATCGCACGCGCTTCGAGAAGACCGAGCTGCGCGCCGGGGATATCCTCGAGCTCGTGCACTTCGTGGGTGGGGGGTGA